From a single Gemmatimonadota bacterium genomic region:
- a CDS encoding SusC/RagA family TonB-linked outer membrane protein translates to MSQHQVSRSGWTVALAALIGIAMPAAVAAQTGNVTGTVMAATTNQPVNGAQITLEGTSLGTLSNASGRFLVTRVPAGTYTVTVVYVGYATQSQQITVSSGGTAVADFRLDVSAVALDEIVVTGTAGAVERRKIGVSLASVDVSKITDVQPISGLGQTLEGRIPGLRSIGTVGGVGTTRELRIRGTDSFSLGQRPVVYIDGVRVDASGGEWGSDMGSSSTTCCAFSGGAGEDRLSDLNPDEIDRIEVIKGPAAATLYGSEASGGVIQIFTKRGRANSPANFSLTSTLGFNRHRENFPTHLRSELPIRGVDGFEAWDPNKTLIENGLINSYDLTVDGGGENITYFVAGGFGYEEGSVKPNDQKRGNLRVNLNWTVGDNFTVGVTSGYVRNKIFSLQSGNNWLGIYTNALLSNPRNASVDEPYGGGLDVSVEDSKAITTYSDADRWTGAVSMSYTPSQNFTHKATIGLDALTDQKTRILPFGRHYTYIGTNGERNIGYRNGRKFTADYLGNLNYELPWFSGSFAFGGQGYWDVASESMATGKDYAGSGVTTVGGAARTFGGELFNEEINIGGFVQNRFDLGNLFLTAAVRMDGNSAFGENYGFQVYPKADLAYNMPENVLPDFLSSAKLRAALGTAGKAPGAFDQFQTYAPNTVLDDQAGVAPLNPGNADLEPENKTEWELGFDLGLFDNRVGIDATFYNATTDNALLEIGLPPSLGFSDAQLRNVGKILNRGVELAINSTIIDGSSFRWSSGINYEWSHNEILDLGETALPDSLPVYDPNGGDNVIRWDYHKSLSSNNQTFRVGYPVGTFVNRMIVGWDAASRTHIRSTYSPYLGQLFPDHLASWNNDFQLSQALRLNVQFRGEWGAVMANSDRSYGVRQYAYDEYNKHLDANGDPTPAADSVLDYMRLVTPADSRDHIRLQEVALSYQLPEWLTGGIGLQNSSITLAGYNLWWWDHCNCPDPNQQYQGGANFSTSPFLGLPQPRKFLFSFRTRF, encoded by the coding sequence ATGTCGCAACACCAAGTCAGCCGCTCCGGCTGGACGGTGGCGCTGGCGGCTCTGATCGGCATCGCGATGCCGGCAGCCGTCGCCGCACAGACCGGTAACGTCACCGGAACCGTGATGGCCGCCACCACCAACCAGCCCGTCAACGGAGCACAAATCACCCTGGAAGGGACCTCGCTGGGCACGCTCAGCAACGCCAGCGGCCGGTTCCTCGTCACCCGGGTGCCGGCAGGCACCTACACCGTCACGGTGGTCTACGTCGGCTACGCCACGCAGAGCCAGCAGATTACCGTCAGCAGCGGCGGGACCGCAGTGGCGGACTTCCGCCTCGATGTCTCGGCGGTCGCGCTGGACGAGATCGTCGTGACCGGGACCGCCGGTGCGGTGGAACGCCGCAAGATCGGCGTGTCCCTGGCGTCGGTCGACGTCTCCAAGATCACGGACGTGCAACCCATCAGCGGGCTGGGACAGACGCTGGAAGGACGCATTCCCGGCCTTCGCTCCATCGGCACCGTGGGCGGCGTGGGAACCACCCGCGAGCTCCGCATCCGCGGGACCGACAGCTTCTCGCTGGGGCAGCGTCCCGTCGTCTACATCGACGGTGTCCGCGTGGACGCCAGCGGCGGCGAGTGGGGTAGCGACATGGGCTCGTCCAGCACCACCTGCTGCGCGTTCTCGGGCGGCGCCGGAGAGGATCGCCTCTCCGATCTGAATCCGGACGAGATCGATCGCATCGAGGTGATCAAGGGCCCGGCGGCGGCGACGCTCTACGGCTCCGAGGCCTCCGGTGGCGTGATCCAGATCTTCACCAAGCGAGGCCGTGCCAACAGCCCGGCCAACTTCAGCCTCACCTCGACGCTGGGCTTCAACCGGCACCGGGAGAACTTCCCGACGCACCTGAGGAGCGAGCTCCCCATCCGCGGCGTGGACGGCTTTGAAGCCTGGGACCCGAACAAGACGCTCATCGAGAACGGCCTGATCAACAGCTACGACCTGACGGTCGACGGCGGCGGTGAGAACATCACCTATTTCGTTGCCGGTGGTTTCGGCTACGAAGAGGGCTCGGTCAAGCCCAACGACCAGAAGCGCGGCAATCTGCGCGTGAACCTGAACTGGACGGTCGGCGACAACTTCACCGTCGGCGTCACGTCCGGGTACGTGCGCAACAAGATCTTCTCGCTGCAGTCGGGCAACAACTGGCTGGGCATCTACACCAACGCCCTGCTCAGCAACCCGCGCAACGCCAGCGTGGACGAGCCCTACGGCGGCGGTCTCGACGTGAGCGTCGAGGATTCGAAGGCCATCACCACCTACTCCGACGCGGACCGTTGGACGGGGGCGGTGTCGATGAGCTACACGCCCAGCCAGAACTTCACGCACAAGGCGACCATCGGGCTGGACGCGCTCACCGACCAGAAGACACGCATCCTGCCCTTCGGCCGGCACTACACGTACATCGGCACCAACGGCGAGCGGAACATCGGCTACCGCAACGGTCGCAAGTTCACCGCCGACTACCTGGGCAACCTGAACTACGAGTTGCCCTGGTTCTCCGGCAGCTTCGCCTTCGGTGGACAGGGCTACTGGGACGTGGCTTCCGAGTCGATGGCCACGGGGAAAGACTACGCCGGGTCCGGTGTCACCACGGTCGGCGGTGCGGCCCGCACCTTCGGTGGTGAGCTCTTCAACGAGGAGATCAACATCGGCGGGTTCGTGCAGAACCGCTTCGATCTGGGCAACCTGTTCCTGACCGCCGCCGTGCGCATGGACGGAAACAGCGCCTTCGGTGAGAACTACGGCTTCCAGGTCTACCCGAAGGCGGACCTGGCCTACAACATGCCCGAGAACGTGCTGCCTGACTTCCTCAGCAGCGCTAAGCTCCGCGCGGCGCTGGGCACGGCCGGGAAGGCGCCGGGCGCCTTCGATCAGTTCCAGACCTACGCGCCCAACACGGTGTTGGACGACCAGGCGGGGGTGGCACCACTCAACCCCGGCAACGCCGACCTCGAGCCTGAGAACAAGACCGAGTGGGAGCTCGGCTTCGACCTGGGTCTGTTCGACAACCGGGTGGGCATCGACGCCACGTTCTACAACGCCACCACCGACAACGCGCTGCTCGAGATCGGCTTGCCGCCGAGCTTGGGCTTCTCGGACGCTCAGTTGCGCAATGTCGGCAAGATCCTGAACCGCGGCGTGGAGCTGGCCATCAATTCCACCATCATCGATGGCAGCAGCTTCCGGTGGAGCAGCGGGATCAACTACGAGTGGAGCCACAACGAGATCCTGGACCTGGGCGAGACCGCCTTGCCCGACTCGTTGCCGGTCTACGACCCCAACGGCGGCGACAACGTCATTCGTTGGGACTACCACAAGAGCCTGTCGTCCAACAACCAGACCTTCCGGGTCGGCTATCCGGTCGGCACCTTCGTGAACCGGATGATCGTAGGCTGGGACGCGGCGAGCCGGACGCACATTCGGTCTACCTATAGTCCGTACCTTGGTCAGCTTTTCCCGGACCACCTGGCCTCCTGGAACAACGACTTCCAGCTCAGCCAGGCCCTGCGCCTGAACGTGCAGTTCCGGGGTGAGTGGGGTGCGGTCATGGCCAACAGCGACCGTTCCTACGGCGTGCGCCAGTACGCGTACGACGAGTACAACAAGCACCTCGATGCCAACGGCGATCCCACGCCGGCGGCCGACTCGGTGCTGGACTACATGCGACTGGTGACGCCGGCGGATTCGCGTGATCACATCCGCCTCCAGGAAGTGGCGCTGTCCTACCAGCTTCCGGAGTGGCTCACGGGAGGCATCGGCCTGCAGAACTCCTCCATCACGCTGGCCGGCTACAACCTGTGGTGGTGGGACCACTGCAATTGCCCCGACCCCAACCAGCAGTACCAGGGCGGTGCGAACTTCAGCACCAGCCCGTTCCTGGGGCTCCCACAGCCACGCAAGTTCTTGTTCTCCTTCAGGACGAGGTTCTAG
- a CDS encoding RagB/SusD family nutrient uptake outer membrane protein has translation MTRTSPGARSASLRTLAWGVAAGMVAFGLSACSDILTVSDPQRYTSEDLDTALPAVANGVEGAVHEVMDTWVVYQALLSDEYQHTGTWQGYDEIDHGRFQYGTHDMRGTMDGLLRARWFAIDAEDRFKRVLGDAEAARSPLTAQARLGGAMADLYIAMAFCEAPAEPDGPAVADNVLYQQAVDKFTAAMETANAAGETDMALAAQGGRAKAHLMLGNYALAAADAGAIPDGFLYAAKFNNQSANWVVTVTTATFNKAAGLRDKWWGRVDSNAGGPTFMHDAYTNEYDHRIPVYYNGELSTDNITPHYSQWRYTLETDDIPMVSGDEMRLIEAEVMMRNNDFVGAMNILNTLRDNVGLSPIAVPTTMAEMQEILLSERFAELYMTGMRAVDLYRFGITHDVFAAMSDPERPATGRPTKFSMSDNEAVLNANIPNDLAQRCLPKS, from the coding sequence ATGACCAGAACTTCCCCTGGGGCCCGGTCGGCCTCCCTACGCACGCTCGCGTGGGGAGTGGCCGCGGGGATGGTGGCGTTCGGCCTATCGGCCTGCAGCGACATCCTGACGGTGTCCGACCCCCAGCGGTACACGAGCGAGGACCTCGACACGGCCCTCCCCGCAGTGGCCAACGGCGTCGAGGGCGCCGTGCACGAGGTGATGGATACCTGGGTGGTGTATCAGGCGCTTCTGTCCGATGAATACCAGCACACGGGCACGTGGCAAGGCTACGACGAGATCGACCATGGGCGGTTCCAGTACGGGACGCACGACATGCGCGGCACCATGGACGGCCTGCTGCGGGCTCGCTGGTTCGCCATCGATGCCGAGGACCGCTTCAAGCGCGTCCTGGGAGATGCGGAGGCGGCACGCAGCCCTCTGACCGCACAGGCGCGGTTGGGCGGGGCCATGGCAGATCTCTACATCGCCATGGCCTTCTGTGAGGCCCCAGCCGAGCCCGACGGCCCGGCAGTGGCCGACAACGTCCTGTATCAGCAGGCCGTGGACAAGTTCACCGCGGCCATGGAGACCGCGAACGCCGCGGGTGAAACCGACATGGCGCTGGCGGCACAGGGCGGACGGGCCAAGGCGCACCTGATGCTCGGCAACTACGCACTAGCCGCAGCGGATGCAGGGGCCATCCCCGATGGCTTCCTCTATGCGGCCAAGTTCAACAACCAGTCTGCCAACTGGGTGGTGACGGTCACGACCGCCACCTTCAACAAGGCGGCAGGGCTGCGGGACAAGTGGTGGGGGCGGGTGGATTCCAACGCCGGTGGTCCCACGTTCATGCACGACGCGTACACGAACGAGTACGACCACCGTATCCCCGTGTACTACAATGGGGAGCTCTCCACCGACAACATCACGCCGCACTACAGCCAGTGGCGCTACACCCTGGAGACGGATGACATCCCCATGGTGAGCGGCGACGAGATGCGGTTGATCGAGGCGGAAGTCATGATGCGCAACAACGACTTCGTCGGCGCGATGAACATCCTCAACACGCTGCGTGACAACGTGGGGCTTTCTCCGATCGCGGTTCCGACCACGATGGCGGAGATGCAGGAGATCCTGCTGAGCGAGCGGTTCGCCGAGCTGTACATGACGGGCATGCGTGCCGTCGATCTGTACCGGTTCGGGATCACGCACGACGTCTTCGCGGCAATGAGCGACCCGGAGCGTCCGGCCACCGGACGTCCCACCAAGTTCTCGATGAGCGACAACGAAGCAGTGCTGAACGCCAACATCCCCAACGACCTGGCGCAGAGGTGCCTACCGAAGTCCTGA
- a CDS encoding TonB-dependent receptor, whose protein sequence is MTQRCWDRAYQGRRRMALPCCALLALATWVAVPTAMRAQQPEAGAALSGVVVDAGSGEGVEGVLVSLEGTRLTATTNRAGVFRFDGVPIGAQVIVTQRLGYQSRSDSVSIPFGASVRVSLAISVEPVPLQEIVVSLRSLLLETRGFYDRQAQGFRGTFLDRATIEDRDPLNVSDLFRLVQGVEVVNGSRLIMSRSVNFRDGGRGCEPSLWLDGIRSGLREYDYLRPDHIEGIEVYSGGGPGKFNDLCGTVVIWTRVPLRNR, encoded by the coding sequence ATGACCCAACGGTGCTGGGATCGGGCGTACCAGGGGCGCCGAAGGATGGCCCTGCCCTGCTGCGCCCTCTTGGCTCTGGCCACCTGGGTGGCGGTCCCTACCGCGATGCGGGCACAGCAACCCGAGGCCGGCGCGGCGCTCTCCGGGGTGGTGGTGGACGCCGGAAGTGGCGAAGGGGTCGAGGGTGTGCTGGTCTCGCTCGAAGGAACTCGACTGACCGCCACCACGAACCGGGCCGGCGTCTTCCGTTTCGACGGCGTCCCGATCGGGGCCCAGGTCATCGTGACCCAGCGGCTCGGCTATCAATCACGCAGCGATTCGGTCTCGATCCCCTTCGGGGCCTCGGTGCGCGTGAGCCTGGCCATCTCGGTCGAGCCGGTGCCCCTCCAGGAGATCGTGGTCAGCCTGCGCTCGCTTCTGCTGGAAACGCGGGGATTCTACGACCGGCAGGCGCAGGGCTTCCGGGGCACCTTCCTGGATCGCGCCACCATCGAGGATCGCGATCCGCTCAACGTGTCCGACCTGTTCCGTTTGGTGCAGGGCGTCGAGGTGGTCAATGGGTCACGATTGATCATGAGCCGTAGCGTGAACTTCCGGGACGGGGGCCGCGGCTGCGAGCCGAGCCTGTGGCTGGACGGAATCCGCTCCGGGCTACGCGAATACGACTATCTCCGTCCGGATCACATCGAGGGTATCGAGGTCTACTCGGGGGGCGGACCCGGGAAATTCAACGATCTGTGCGGCACCGTGGTGATCTGGACGCGCGTGCCGCTGCGGAACCGCTGA